One window of the Candidatus Binatia bacterium genome contains the following:
- a CDS encoding CaiB/BaiF CoA-transferase family protein: protein MSAALEGLKVVDLTNVGPGAHCVKILADLGAEVVRIVEAASVMAKRGRTQWKAPFWAYGMRRNTKVLGLDLKSTPGLEVFCRLAERADVVMVGLRPAAAERLGVHYDALRQANPRLVYCCLTGYGASGPYRDVVGHDINYQSIGGTVGMTGAMDGPPVIPGATAADSAGGGMHAAIAILAAIVARRHTGRGQFLDVAATDGIVNMMSVAVDEYLSTGVEPGRGATLLTGQYPWYNLYETKDGKYVSVGAIEPWFYQNLCRLIGLEDLIPHQYAEGERRDDMFRRFRQTFRSKTRAEWVSLLMHADTCTAPVYSIAELVSDPHLRQRGMIQEVAHPIRGKVDQTGILVHMSDTPGTIRNVDPQLGEFTETILRDVGYTTPRIQELRDAGIVD, encoded by the coding sequence ATGAGCGCGGCCCTGGAAGGTCTCAAGGTAGTCGACCTGACCAACGTCGGTCCGGGCGCCCACTGCGTCAAGATCCTGGCCGATCTTGGGGCGGAGGTCGTTCGCATTGTCGAAGCGGCGTCGGTGATGGCGAAGCGCGGCCGGACCCAGTGGAAAGCGCCGTTCTGGGCGTACGGGATGCGACGCAACACGAAGGTGCTCGGCCTCGACCTCAAGAGCACACCAGGGCTTGAGGTCTTCTGCCGGCTTGCGGAGCGAGCCGACGTCGTCATGGTCGGGCTCCGCCCCGCCGCCGCGGAACGGCTGGGCGTGCATTACGACGCCCTGCGACAAGCGAACCCCCGCCTTGTGTACTGCTGCCTCACTGGCTATGGCGCCAGCGGACCGTACCGCGACGTGGTCGGCCATGACATCAACTATCAGTCGATTGGCGGCACGGTGGGCATGACGGGCGCAATGGACGGGCCACCGGTGATCCCTGGCGCGACGGCGGCCGACAGCGCCGGTGGCGGCATGCACGCCGCGATCGCCATCCTGGCGGCCATCGTCGCCAGACGGCACACCGGGCGCGGCCAGTTTCTCGACGTCGCGGCCACCGATGGCATCGTCAACATGATGTCCGTTGCGGTCGACGAGTACCTCAGCACGGGCGTCGAACCGGGACGAGGAGCGACGTTGCTCACCGGCCAGTATCCCTGGTACAACCTCTACGAGACCAAGGACGGAAAGTACGTCAGCGTGGGCGCCATCGAGCCCTGGTTTTACCAGAACCTGTGCCGTCTCATCGGCTTGGAAGATCTCATCCCGCATCAGTACGCTGAGGGCGAGAGACGCGATGACATGTTCAGGCGATTTCGCCAGACCTTCCGGAGCAAGACCCGCGCCGAGTGGGTCTCATTGCTGATGCACGCCGACACGTGCACCGCCCCGGTGTATTCGATTGCCGAACTGGTCTCCGATCCTCACCTCCGGCAGCGCGGCATGATTCAGGAAGTGGCGCATCCGATTCGCGGCAAGGTCGATCAGACGGGTATCCTGGTCCACATGTCGGATACGCCGGGCACCATTCGCAACGTCGACCCACAGCTCGGAGAGTTCACCGAGACGATCTTGCGCGACGTTGGCTACACCACGCCGCGGATCCAGGAGTTGCGTGACGCGGGGATTGTCGACTAA
- a CDS encoding MaoC family dehydratase N-terminal domain-containing protein, whose amino-acid sequence MARSDAARITDEGIARLRQRIAVPVAHPQPPHYECPNADAFRIFARAIGDDNPLWCDPEYAARTRWGAPIAPPAMVGGDTLIGIDEGSELTPETKQLMRGDPLGGVHAFYSGSAREWWRPLHANRRVYRRNALVAVLDKKSQFAERAVHEWTAQVFRDDQQALLSAQYRLMIRTEREKAQERGESRSITIEPYTDEQLAAIDAQYARERPRGAEPRFWEEVNEGDEVGPLVKGPLTVTDIICWHVGVGMGLYGVGALRLAYKNRQRLPRFYHRDELNVPDAMQRCHWDPAYARKAGNPTTYDYGRMRETWLIHLCTDWMGDDAWLWKLDCQFRAFNFVGDTHWMRGRVTRRYLAAGDRPAVDLDLWGQNQRGEVTTPGHATILLPSRQHGPVRLPDPPGGATDLQGLLEMLADRFAADARRVGEA is encoded by the coding sequence ATGGCCAGGAGTGACGCTGCGAGAATCACGGACGAAGGCATCGCGCGATTGCGGCAACGCATTGCGGTGCCGGTCGCCCATCCTCAACCACCACACTACGAGTGCCCGAATGCCGACGCCTTCCGGATCTTCGCGCGCGCCATCGGCGACGACAACCCCTTGTGGTGCGATCCCGAATACGCGGCACGGACCCGTTGGGGCGCGCCGATCGCCCCGCCCGCGATGGTCGGCGGCGACACGCTCATCGGCATCGATGAAGGGTCGGAGTTGACGCCCGAGACCAAGCAACTGATGCGCGGCGATCCGTTGGGCGGCGTGCACGCGTTCTACTCCGGAAGCGCCCGCGAGTGGTGGCGGCCCCTGCACGCCAACCGACGGGTATACCGGCGAAACGCCTTGGTCGCCGTGCTCGATAAGAAAAGCCAGTTCGCCGAACGCGCGGTGCACGAGTGGACCGCCCAGGTGTTTCGCGACGACCAGCAAGCCTTGCTGTCGGCGCAGTACCGGCTCATGATCCGCACCGAGCGCGAGAAGGCGCAGGAGCGGGGCGAGTCCCGCTCCATCACGATCGAGCCCTACACCGACGAGCAGCTCGCCGCGATCGACGCGCAGTACGCGCGCGAGAGACCGCGCGGCGCCGAGCCCCGCTTCTGGGAGGAGGTGAACGAGGGTGACGAGGTGGGCCCGCTGGTCAAAGGGCCACTCACCGTGACCGACATCATCTGCTGGCACGTGGGCGTCGGCATGGGCCTCTACGGCGTCGGAGCGCTGCGCCTGGCGTACAAGAACCGCCAGCGCCTCCCGCGCTTCTATCACCGCGACGAGCTGAATGTCCCCGACGCGATGCAGCGTTGCCACTGGGACCCGGCGTACGCGCGCAAGGCCGGCAACCCGACCACCTACGATTACGGCCGCATGCGCGAGACCTGGCTGATTCACTTGTGCACGGACTGGATGGGAGACGACGCGTGGTTGTGGAAACTCGACTGTCAGTTTCGAGCCTTCAACTTCGTCGGTGACACGCACTGGATGCGCGGACGAGTCACGCGGAGGTATCTCGCGGCAGGCGACCGCCCCGCCGTGGATCTCGACCTGTGGGGCCAGAACCAGCGCGGCGAGGTCACCACGCCCGGCCATGCCACGATTCTGCTTCCGAGCCGGCAGCACGGTCCGGTGCGGCTCCCCGACCCGCCCGGCGGCGCAACCGATCTACAGGGCTTGCTGGAAATGCTTGCCGATCGCTTCGCCGCCGACGCACGACGCGTCGGGGAGGCATAG
- a CDS encoding enoyl-CoA hydratase-related protein: MTEPIPELGVQQDGPVLRIRLQRPDKRNSMTRDMLVQLIGWIENAPDNEDVRVIALSGEGEHFCAGMDLVAVNAESDKKPRAGDIQRRMPRGANRLISAMLNVQVPIVCSVRGWASGLGCHLALASDFTIASETARFVEPFVKRGFTPDSGGTYLLHRLVGLTRAKEVLLLGREIDGRRAAEWGLVHAAVPDADLEPATEALVTELAGAATIALGLTKWLMHRALDVDLSDALSNEALALELTARSKDFKEGMTAFAQKRPPRYEGR, encoded by the coding sequence ATGACTGAACCCATACCCGAACTCGGTGTCCAGCAGGACGGGCCGGTGCTCCGCATCCGCCTGCAAAGACCGGACAAGCGGAACTCGATGACGCGGGACATGCTGGTCCAGCTCATCGGCTGGATCGAGAACGCCCCCGACAATGAGGACGTGCGCGTGATCGCGCTGAGCGGCGAAGGCGAGCACTTTTGCGCCGGCATGGATCTCGTAGCCGTCAACGCCGAGAGCGACAAAAAGCCCCGCGCTGGGGACATCCAGCGACGGATGCCGCGCGGGGCAAACCGCCTGATCTCCGCCATGCTCAACGTCCAAGTGCCGATCGTCTGCAGCGTGCGCGGCTGGGCCAGCGGGCTCGGCTGTCATCTCGCGCTTGCTTCAGACTTCACCATTGCCTCGGAGACCGCCCGTTTCGTCGAGCCTTTCGTCAAACGCGGATTCACCCCCGACAGCGGCGGCACGTATTTGCTTCATCGTCTAGTCGGCCTGACCCGTGCCAAGGAGGTCCTCTTGCTCGGCCGTGAGATCGACGGCCGGCGGGCGGCCGAGTGGGGCCTCGTCCATGCAGCCGTGCCCGATGCCGACCTCGAGCCCGCCACCGAGGCGCTGGTGACCGAGTTGGCGGGTGCGGCCACCATCGCACTGGGCCTCACCAAGTGGCTCATGCACCGGGCGCTCGATGTGGATCTCAGCGATGCCCTCAGCAACGAGGCTCTCGCCTTGGAGCTCACCGCGCGGAGCAAGGACTTCAAGGAAGGGATGACGGCCTTCGCTCAGAAGCGCCCCCCACGCTACGAGGGACGCTGA
- a CDS encoding fatty acid--CoA ligase family protein, whose product MPRDISERIRDVLRINPAAGAVEFEGVWHSWGALTAIVDAVDQALDGAGLGPGTPIGLLLRNRPCLVGALLAVLATRRCVITVNPHQGDAKLADDVRALRLQAIVAWRDEWERPELRGAAIRTGSVGLALSDGAGPPVVPVRGLEQLGDGPHHELLPGIAVEMLTSGTTGPPKRVKLSYDALERSFAGAAHYERRKGDDEPATLRHGVAIISAPLVHVGGLWRTLQCVTDGRPIALLERFRVLPWLELVKRHRPKTVSLVPAALRMVLDADIARQELSSIKAVLSGTAPLPPETALAFEEKYGIPVLVSYGATEFAGGVAGWTIEDHRRWARTKRGSAGRAHPGCQLRVVHSDDGRELPAGSTGLLEARSAQLGSGSGWVRTTDLAAIDEDGFVWIKGRADNVINRGGFKVSPTEVVGVLHMHPSVREASVVGLADARLGQVPVAAVELHEGAPPIDGEQLRAFAREHLVTYQVPKEIRVVERLPRTASMKVSEEGVRALFQTDPTTDTVSVDQARESDD is encoded by the coding sequence GTGCCGAGGGACATCTCCGAGCGAATCCGCGACGTGCTGCGTATCAATCCGGCCGCAGGCGCCGTCGAGTTTGAAGGTGTGTGGCACTCGTGGGGAGCGTTGACCGCAATTGTCGACGCCGTCGACCAGGCGCTGGACGGTGCCGGTCTGGGCCCAGGCACACCCATCGGTTTGCTGCTGCGCAACCGGCCGTGCCTGGTGGGCGCATTGCTCGCCGTGCTCGCCACCCGACGGTGTGTGATCACCGTCAACCCGCACCAAGGCGACGCGAAGCTCGCCGACGATGTGCGTGCGCTCCGGCTGCAGGCGATCGTCGCGTGGCGCGACGAGTGGGAGCGGCCGGAGCTGCGCGGCGCCGCCATCAGGACGGGCAGCGTCGGTCTGGCGCTCAGCGATGGCGCCGGACCACCCGTGGTGCCGGTGCGGGGACTCGAGCAGCTGGGCGACGGCCCGCACCACGAGCTGCTTCCGGGTATCGCCGTGGAGATGCTGACCAGCGGCACCACCGGTCCGCCGAAGCGCGTCAAGCTCAGCTACGACGCGCTGGAGCGGTCCTTCGCTGGCGCGGCGCACTACGAGCGGCGCAAGGGCGATGACGAGCCCGCGACGCTGCGTCACGGGGTCGCCATCATCAGCGCTCCGCTGGTGCACGTCGGCGGGCTGTGGCGCACGCTGCAGTGTGTCACCGACGGACGACCGATCGCACTGCTGGAGCGGTTCCGCGTCCTTCCGTGGCTGGAGTTGGTCAAACGGCATCGCCCGAAGACCGTCAGCCTCGTGCCGGCGGCGCTCCGCATGGTGCTCGACGCCGACATCGCTCGCCAGGAACTCTCCAGCATCAAAGCGGTCCTCTCGGGCACGGCGCCTTTGCCACCCGAGACGGCACTCGCCTTCGAGGAGAAGTACGGCATACCGGTGCTGGTGTCGTACGGCGCCACGGAGTTCGCCGGCGGTGTCGCGGGGTGGACCATCGAGGACCATCGTCGCTGGGCGCGCACCAAACGCGGCAGCGCCGGTCGCGCGCACCCGGGCTGCCAGTTGCGCGTGGTACACTCCGATGACGGTCGCGAGCTGCCGGCGGGATCGACGGGATTGCTGGAGGCACGCTCGGCGCAGCTCGGCAGCGGATCGGGTTGGGTACGCACGACGGACCTCGCGGCGATCGACGAGGATGGATTCGTCTGGATCAAAGGGCGCGCGGACAACGTGATCAATCGCGGCGGCTTCAAGGTCTCGCCCACCGAGGTGGTCGGCGTGCTCCACATGCATCCGTCCGTCCGTGAGGCCTCGGTCGTGGGCTTGGCCGATGCGCGCCTCGGGCAAGTTCCGGTGGCGGCCGTGGAGCTCCACGAGGGCGCCCCGCCGATCGACGGCGAGCAGCTTCGTGCGTTTGCCCGCGAGCATCTCGTCACCTACCAAGTTCCGAAGGAGATTCGCGTGGTGGAGAGACTCCCACGGACGGCGTCGATGAAGGTCAGTGAGGAGGGCGTCCGGGCACTTTTTCAGACGGATCCGACGACAGACACGGTGTCAGTCGATCAAGCAAGGGAGTCCGATGACTGA
- a CDS encoding TIGR03617 family F420-dependent LLM class oxidoreductase, protein MRVETTMLSPDTAQYAGTVAGGMRVDAIAAAARKVEELGFDGATTPEAGHDPFVPLAIAAEHTRRISLATNVAIAFPRSPLVTAQVAWDLQALSGGRFQLGLGTQVKGHNERRYAAPWTAPPGPRMRDYLLCLKAMFASFQDPKKPTYFTGKHYQFSMMTPFFNPGPIEHPHIPIYLAAVNPYMCRLGGELCDGIRLHPLCTFRYTRDVVLPAIAEGSAKAGRQPGNIDVVGCPFLAVSRSQEGLAAAKAAVKQRIAFYSSTRTYHSVLKFHGWADLGMQLHQLSLEGKWREMPRLISDEMMEEFAIVAVGDEFTSKVKERCQGLFSTFLIDGAPELQRDEGWLRRSIEELHRP, encoded by the coding sequence ATGCGAGTTGAAACAACGATGTTGAGCCCGGACACGGCGCAGTACGCCGGAACGGTCGCGGGCGGAATGCGTGTTGACGCCATTGCGGCGGCGGCCCGCAAGGTGGAGGAGTTAGGCTTCGACGGCGCCACGACACCGGAGGCCGGTCATGATCCCTTCGTGCCGCTGGCGATCGCGGCCGAGCATACCCGGCGCATCAGCCTCGCGACCAACGTGGCCATTGCGTTCCCGCGCAGCCCGCTGGTAACCGCACAGGTCGCCTGGGATCTACAGGCGCTTTCCGGCGGACGATTTCAGTTGGGACTGGGAACGCAGGTGAAGGGCCACAACGAGCGCCGCTACGCCGCTCCCTGGACCGCACCGCCGGGCCCGCGCATGCGCGATTACCTCCTCTGTCTCAAGGCGATGTTCGCGAGCTTCCAGGACCCGAAGAAGCCGACATATTTTACCGGCAAGCACTATCAGTTCAGCATGATGACGCCGTTCTTCAATCCAGGGCCGATCGAGCATCCCCACATCCCCATCTACCTCGCGGCCGTCAATCCGTACATGTGCCGTCTGGGCGGCGAGTTGTGCGACGGTATCCGCTTGCATCCGCTTTGCACCTTTCGGTACACGCGCGACGTGGTCCTGCCAGCAATCGCCGAAGGCAGCGCGAAAGCCGGCCGCCAACCTGGGAACATCGACGTCGTCGGCTGCCCGTTTCTGGCCGTCAGCCGCAGCCAGGAGGGACTGGCGGCCGCGAAAGCAGCGGTCAAGCAGCGCATCGCGTTCTACTCCTCCACCCGGACCTATCATTCGGTGCTGAAGTTCCACGGTTGGGCGGATCTGGGGATGCAGCTCCATCAGCTCTCGCTCGAAGGCAAGTGGCGGGAAATGCCGCGACTGATCAGCGACGAGATGATGGAGGAGTTCGCCATCGTCGCGGTTGGCGACGAGTTCACGTCGAAGGTGAAGGAGCGCTGCCAGGGGCTCTTTTCCACCTTCCTCATCGACGGCGCACCGGAGCTGCAACGGGACGAGGGCTGGCTGCGGCGGTCGATCGAGGAGCTGCACCGGCCATAG